A window of the Oceanithermus desulfurans genome harbors these coding sequences:
- a CDS encoding primosomal protein N' family DNA-binding protein, which translates to MRLSILLPLPLGPLSYLAPEGAPLPPRPGLRVAVPFRKGMRVGVVVEVEDAAEGDFALRHAIGYLDAEPFLDEAGLAFLMRAAEHYFAPPGQLLADLVPFLEPPLHHEVRLVDGAVRPGLPQLALWRDAAELDPALLDELREGGVLEERVRALKPTRKTLVPLREPTEKLTPKQRAALETLRALGEAESQTALAAAAGVGPGVVRALVDKGYAGWREVELELAAPPPAGSPIRPLPVPEPPTRVSGGRHAERLQLAAGLAREGETLVLFPERYALERAYDRWPPPVLPFHGGQSPDLRRALWREAAPVVLGSYQALLMPRRWKRIVVMDEGSDSYKLASGSRAHAVRLAELRAEMLGAELHYLSLTPAVEVVEKPGLLVRPPRTRVLPIDLRRERGWPLTGRAVELLAQVPEKGRQALVLVARRGYSGRLFCKSCDWQPVCSNCDLPLRFHKPGRRGRLVCHQCGHSEPAPEVCPVCGGEVFGYAGPGVQWVAEEVRRRVPSLPVYQYSAERKDDLSPLQRGEVGVVVGTTALLRTPAPPELALVLLPYAEGFLPASDFRAPERYHRLLWQLADLHPSRSPLLALQTFEPDHPAVEALIEGDVTSVPETELVLRRMLGYPPAVRMVVLEFSHRQEATARAAAMEAAEFLKKRIGPEPEAAEPADPAGAPAPLLGPAPAPVPRVRGRYVFHLILRSHDPAQLAAWLRDLPAPKGARLRLDPDPVGFVGLLED; encoded by the coding sequence ATGCGCCTCTCGATCCTCCTTCCGCTGCCCCTGGGCCCGCTCAGCTACCTGGCGCCCGAGGGCGCGCCCCTCCCGCCCCGGCCGGGGCTGCGCGTGGCCGTGCCCTTCCGCAAGGGGATGCGGGTGGGGGTGGTCGTGGAGGTGGAGGATGCGGCCGAGGGCGACTTCGCCCTGCGCCACGCCATCGGTTACCTGGACGCCGAGCCCTTCCTCGACGAAGCCGGCCTCGCCTTCCTGATGCGGGCCGCCGAACACTACTTCGCTCCGCCGGGGCAGCTGCTCGCCGACCTGGTCCCCTTTTTGGAGCCGCCCTTGCACCACGAGGTGCGGTTGGTGGACGGAGCGGTGCGGCCAGGGCTGCCGCAGCTGGCGCTGTGGCGCGACGCCGCCGAGCTGGACCCCGCGCTCCTCGACGAGCTGCGCGAGGGGGGGGTGCTCGAGGAGCGGGTGCGGGCGCTGAAACCCACCCGCAAGACCCTGGTGCCGCTGCGCGAACCCACGGAAAAGCTGACCCCCAAGCAGCGGGCGGCGCTCGAGACCCTGCGCGCCCTGGGCGAGGCCGAGAGCCAAACCGCGCTGGCGGCGGCGGCCGGGGTGGGGCCCGGGGTGGTGCGGGCGCTGGTGGATAAGGGCTACGCCGGCTGGCGCGAGGTCGAGCTGGAACTCGCCGCCCCGCCCCCCGCCGGATCGCCCATCCGCCCCCTGCCCGTGCCCGAACCGCCGACGCGCGTGAGCGGCGGCCGCCACGCCGAGCGGCTGCAGCTCGCCGCCGGTCTGGCCCGGGAGGGCGAGACCCTGGTCCTCTTTCCCGAGCGCTACGCGCTCGAGCGGGCCTACGACCGCTGGCCGCCGCCCGTCCTGCCCTTCCACGGCGGCCAGAGCCCGGATCTGCGGCGGGCGCTGTGGCGCGAGGCCGCTCCGGTGGTCCTGGGCAGCTACCAGGCGCTCCTCATGCCCCGCCGCTGGAAGCGGATCGTGGTGATGGACGAGGGTTCCGACTCCTACAAGCTCGCCTCCGGCAGCCGCGCCCACGCGGTGCGCCTCGCCGAGCTGCGCGCCGAGATGTTGGGGGCGGAGCTGCACTACCTGAGCCTCACCCCGGCCGTCGAGGTGGTGGAAAAGCCGGGCCTCTTGGTGCGGCCGCCGCGCACCCGGGTGCTGCCCATCGACCTGCGGCGCGAGCGCGGCTGGCCGCTCACCGGTCGCGCGGTCGAGCTCCTCGCCCAGGTGCCCGAGAAGGGGCGGCAGGCGCTGGTGCTGGTCGCCCGCCGCGGCTACTCGGGCCGCCTCTTCTGCAAGAGCTGCGACTGGCAACCCGTCTGCTCCAACTGCGACCTGCCGCTGCGCTTCCACAAACCGGGCCGCCGGGGCCGCCTGGTCTGCCACCAGTGCGGCCACAGCGAACCCGCGCCCGAGGTCTGCCCCGTCTGCGGCGGCGAGGTCTTCGGCTACGCCGGTCCCGGGGTGCAGTGGGTGGCCGAGGAGGTCCGCAGGCGCGTGCCCAGCCTGCCCGTCTACCAGTACTCGGCCGAGCGCAAGGACGACCTCAGCCCCCTCCAGCGGGGCGAGGTCGGCGTGGTGGTGGGCACGACGGCGCTTCTCCGCACCCCCGCGCCCCCGGAGCTCGCCCTGGTGCTGCTGCCCTACGCCGAGGGGTTCCTGCCCGCCTCCGACTTCCGCGCCCCCGAGCGCTACCACCGCCTCCTGTGGCAGCTGGCCGACCTGCACCCCAGCCGCAGCCCGCTCTTGGCCCTGCAGACCTTCGAGCCCGACCACCCGGCCGTAGAAGCGCTAATCGAAGGTGACGTGACGAGCGTGCCCGAGACCGAGCTGGTGCTCAGGCGCATGCTCGGCTACCCGCCGGCGGTGCGGATGGTGGTGCTCGAGTTCAGCCACCGCCAGGAAGCCACCGCCCGCGCCGCGGCCATGGAGGCGGCGGAATTCTTGAAAAAGCGCATCGGCCCGGAGCCCGAAGCCGCCGAGCCCGCGGACCCCGCGGGAGCCCCCGCCCCGCTCCTCGGCCCCGCCCCGGCGCCGGTGCCGCGGGTGCGCGGCCGCTACGTCTTCCACCTG
- a CDS encoding aspartate/glutamate racemase family protein, which translates to MEIIGVLGGMSWPSTLEYYRLMNEAAQARLGPDRSAEILLYSLDWGRIERLQHAGDWDALSEELITGARRLVLGGAGFLVIATNTMHKVADAVAAVSGLEVLHIADATARALREAGVRRAGLLGTRFTMEEPFMRERLEGWGLEVLVPEPEDREAVHRIIYEELVQGVVRDASREVYRGMMARLVERGAGGIVLGCTEIGLLVGPEDAPVPVFDTTRIHAEAAVARALGG; encoded by the coding sequence ATGGAGATCATCGGCGTGCTGGGAGGCATGAGCTGGCCCTCGACGCTCGAGTACTACCGGCTCATGAACGAGGCCGCGCAGGCGCGGCTGGGGCCGGACCGCTCGGCCGAGATCCTGCTCTACTCGCTCGACTGGGGGCGGATCGAGCGCCTGCAGCACGCCGGCGACTGGGACGCGCTCAGCGAGGAGCTGATCACCGGGGCGCGGCGGCTGGTGCTGGGGGGCGCGGGCTTCCTGGTGATCGCCACCAACACCATGCACAAGGTGGCCGACGCGGTGGCGGCGGTGAGCGGGCTCGAGGTGCTGCACATCGCCGACGCCACCGCCCGGGCGCTGCGGGAGGCGGGAGTGCGCCGCGCCGGGCTGCTGGGCACCCGCTTCACCATGGAGGAGCCCTTCATGCGCGAGCGGCTGGAGGGGTGGGGACTCGAGGTGCTCGTGCCCGAGCCCGAGGACCGCGAGGCGGTCCACCGCATCATCTACGAGGAGCTGGTGCAGGGCGTCGTCCGCGACGCCTCGCGCGAGGTCTACCGCGGGATGATGGCGCGGCTGGTCGAGCGCGGGGCCGGGGGCATCGTCCTTGGCTGCACCGAGATCGGCTTGCTGGTGGGGCCCGAAGACGCCCCGGTGCCCGTCTTCGACACCACCCGCATCCACGCCGAGGCGGCGGTGGCGCGGGCGCTCGGGGGCTGA
- a CDS encoding MFS transporter has translation MRAALARWAVVGAGFFIFGNLYAPQPLLPELERSWNAAAGAAGPGMSAPMLGLVLGSLLWPRTGLRSGAMLALGVLGVALFGVLGAWAGDPALWATLRLGQGLAAAAVPGVSFALLPRLFGYRAAAAAGWLVAANTVGGALGRAGAGVMAEGLDPAGALVGLALPLVGLAWAVAPLEGRFTRTEARVRAGAAPLLALGAGLLFANLFVANLMPYRLEAAGYGLAALGAFYLAYLGGTAGALVAGALAGRLGPLAAGAAALAAGALGTVLLAPWPLAGFALLLAGLFGLHALGGAEAGRRGAGTSGAYVSAYYLGGALAGLVYPLFLPRPFGWAQGFVGGLLLVTALLLAPALALARGRDG, from the coding sequence ATGCGCGCCGCGCTGGCCCGCTGGGCGGTGGTGGGGGCGGGCTTCTTTATCTTCGGCAACCTTTACGCCCCGCAGCCGCTGCTGCCCGAGCTGGAGCGCAGCTGGAACGCCGCCGCGGGCGCGGCGGGCCCGGGGATGAGCGCCCCCATGCTGGGCCTGGTGCTGGGCTCGCTGCTGTGGCCCCGCACCGGCCTGCGCTCGGGGGCGATGCTGGCGCTGGGGGTGCTGGGCGTCGCCCTCTTCGGGGTGCTGGGGGCCTGGGCCGGGGACCCCGCCCTTTGGGCGACGTTGCGGCTGGGGCAGGGGCTGGCCGCGGCGGCGGTGCCCGGGGTGTCGTTCGCGCTTTTGCCCCGGCTCTTCGGCTACCGCGCGGCGGCGGCCGCCGGCTGGCTGGTGGCCGCCAACACCGTGGGCGGGGCGCTGGGGCGCGCGGGGGCGGGGGTGATGGCCGAGGGGCTGGACCCCGCCGGGGCGCTGGTGGGGCTGGCGTTGCCGCTCGTGGGGCTCGCCTGGGCGGTGGCGCCGCTCGAGGGCCGCTTCACGCGTACCGAGGCGCGCGTGCGTGCCGGAGCGGCGCCGCTCCTGGCGTTGGGGGCGGGGCTGTTGTTCGCCAACCTTTTCGTGGCCAACCTGATGCCCTACCGGCTCGAGGCCGCGGGTTACGGCCTCGCGGCGCTGGGGGCGTTCTACCTGGCCTACCTGGGCGGCACCGCGGGGGCGCTCGTAGCGGGTGCGCTTGCAGGGCGGCTGGGACCGCTGGCGGCGGGGGCGGCGGCGCTGGCGGCGGGGGCGTTGGGTACGGTGCTGCTCGCGCCCTGGCCGCTCGCCGGGTTCGCGCTGCTCCTCGCCGGCCTCTTCGGCCTGCACGCGCTCGGCGGCGCCGAGGCGGGCCGCCGGGGGGCCGGGACCAGCGGGGCCTACGTGAGCGCCTACTACCTGGGCGGGGCGCTCGCGGGCCTCGTCTACCCCCTCTTCCTGCCCCGGCCCTTCGGCTGGGCGCAGGGGTTCGTGGGGGGGCTGCTCCTGGTCACCGCCCTGCTGCTCGCGCCGGCGCTAGCGCTTGCCAGAGGTCGGGACGGGTGA
- a CDS encoding peptidoglycan DD-metalloendopeptidase family protein, protein MKRWLWWPLALGLALAAAPVHVVRPGETLYRIARTYGVPLEALAAANGIADVNLIRAGQRLVIPSEPSWPADWGLAVTPWPPEQGRPAVFRVPVGVNAVRVFQLEVPVARGVALVPVPADTRPGLHPFVLEGAGLKGELLVLPGGYGSENIVLSEEKNALLDREKIRAEKARLLEACGPWTAELLGPGPWRWPLERVEETSAFGTRRSYNGRPGGWHGGVDLRGEEGTPVYAPAAGVVALSTELYVRGNAVVLRHGLGLCSGYYHLSRRAVEPGQRVAKGELLGYVGATGLVTGPHLHWEVRLLGQTTDPAAFTRPDLWQALAPARAAGR, encoded by the coding sequence ATGAAGCGCTGGCTCTGGTGGCCGCTCGCCCTGGGCCTGGCGTTGGCCGCCGCGCCGGTGCACGTGGTGCGGCCGGGCGAGACCCTCTACCGCATCGCCCGCACCTACGGGGTGCCGCTCGAGGCCCTGGCCGCGGCCAACGGAATCGCGGACGTCAACCTGATCCGCGCCGGCCAGCGGCTGGTCATCCCCTCGGAGCCCTCCTGGCCCGCGGACTGGGGCCTTGCGGTCACCCCCTGGCCGCCAGAGCAGGGGCGGCCGGCCGTCTTTCGCGTCCCGGTCGGGGTAAACGCGGTGCGGGTCTTCCAGCTGGAGGTTCCCGTAGCCCGCGGCGTCGCCCTGGTGCCGGTGCCTGCCGACACCCGGCCGGGCCTTCACCCCTTCGTGCTCGAGGGGGCGGGCCTGAAGGGCGAGCTGCTCGTCCTCCCCGGCGGCTACGGCAGCGAGAACATCGTCCTCAGCGAGGAAAAGAACGCCCTTCTGGACCGCGAGAAGATCCGCGCCGAGAAGGCGCGGCTGCTCGAGGCCTGCGGCCCCTGGACCGCGGAGCTGCTGGGGCCCGGGCCCTGGCGCTGGCCGCTCGAGCGGGTGGAGGAGACCTCGGCCTTCGGCACCCGCCGCAGCTACAACGGCCGCCCCGGCGGCTGGCACGGCGGCGTGGACCTGCGCGGCGAGGAGGGCACGCCCGTCTACGCCCCCGCCGCGGGGGTGGTGGCGCTCTCCACAGAACTCTACGTGCGCGGCAACGCGGTGGTCCTGCGCCACGGCCTGGGGCTGTGCAGCGGCTACTACCACCTCTCGCGGCGGGCGGTGGAGCCGGGGCAGCGCGTCGCGAAGGGCGAGCTGCTGGGGTACGTGGGCGCGACCGGGCTGGTGACCGGCCCCCACCTGCACTGGGAGGTGCGCCTCCTGGGCCAGACGACCGACCCGGCGGCCTTCACCCGTCCCGACCTCTGGCAAGCGCTAGCGCCGGCGCGAGCAGCAGGGCGGTGA
- a CDS encoding PaaI family thioesterase, whose product MRIAIQDTYPDDVAHCYGCGRLNPHGYQLKTYPAGEFTESRFTPEPYHTAIPGFVYGGLIASLIDCHSTGSAAIFKMRAEGKEPGSEEAPRFVTAHLEVDYLAPTPLGVELRLMGRQVEVKERKVVVDTEMFAGEKLVAKGHAVLVRMPETMAGQ is encoded by the coding sequence ATGCGGATCGCCATACAGGACACCTACCCCGACGACGTGGCCCACTGCTACGGCTGCGGACGCCTCAACCCCCACGGCTACCAGCTGAAGACCTACCCCGCGGGCGAGTTCACCGAGAGCCGCTTCACCCCCGAGCCCTACCACACGGCCATTCCCGGCTTCGTCTACGGCGGCCTGATCGCCAGCCTGATCGACTGCCACTCCACCGGTTCGGCGGCGATCTTCAAGATGCGGGCCGAGGGCAAGGAGCCCGGCAGCGAGGAGGCCCCCCGCTTCGTGACCGCCCACCTGGAGGTCGATTACCTGGCCCCCACCCCCCTGGGCGTGGAGCTGCGGCTGATGGGCCGCCAGGTCGAGGTGAAGGAGCGCAAGGTGGTCGTGGACACCGAGATGTTCGCCGGCGAAAAGCTCGTGGCCAAGGGGCACGCGGTGCTGGTGCGGATGCCCGAGACGATGGCCGGGCAATGA
- a CDS encoding carboxypeptidase regulatory-like domain-containing protein encodes MYKKRGFFAVLAVLALALSACGGVVVPRGSATLSGTVVDATTGLPVQGATACFVYNGNVSDLCDNTDANGEFVLQLLPAGDHAVQVSKSGFTTAREAVQLSDGAATTVRIALNPGLSSGELRIVLSWNADPSDLDSHLWIPQGSGYYEVYFSNKGNCDAAPYACLDVDDTTGYGPETTTVSRLLTGVYSYAVHWYGGTGSWAASGGTVRVYDASGLIATYTAPSNADEPGASGMVWWYVFDLDGGSLVPKNTLSSNPPIPSAVSLSQQRLK; translated from the coding sequence ATGTATAAGAAGCGCGGATTTTTTGCGGTACTTGCGGTATTGGCCCTGGCCCTCTCGGCGTGCGGCGGTGTCGTCGTACCACGCGGCAGCGCCACCCTCAGCGGCACCGTGGTTGACGCCACCACCGGACTGCCCGTGCAGGGCGCCACGGCCTGCTTCGTGTACAACGGCAACGTCTCCGATCTTTGCGACAACACCGACGCCAACGGGGAATTCGTTCTGCAGCTCCTACCCGCCGGCGATCACGCGGTCCAGGTGAGCAAGAGCGGTTTCACCACCGCGCGCGAAGCCGTGCAGCTTTCCGACGGCGCCGCCACCACCGTCCGCATCGCCCTCAACCCGGGGTTGAGCAGCGGCGAGCTGCGTATCGTGCTGAGCTGGAACGCCGACCCGAGCGACCTCGACTCGCACCTCTGGATTCCCCAGGGGAGCGGCTACTACGAGGTCTACTTCAGCAACAAGGGCAACTGCGACGCCGCCCCCTACGCCTGCCTGGACGTGGACGACACGACGGGCTACGGGCCCGAAACCACCACCGTCTCGCGCCTGCTGACCGGCGTCTACAGCTACGCGGTGCACTGGTACGGGGGCACGGGCAGTTGGGCGGCTTCGGGCGGTACCGTGCGCGTCTACGATGCCAGCGGCCTGATCGCCACCTACACCGCGCCGAGCAACGCCGACGAGCCGGGCGCCAGCGGGATGGTGTGGTGGTACGTCTTCGATCTGGACGGAGGGTCGCTCGTTCCCAAGAACACCCTGAGCAGCAACCCGCCGATCCCTTCGGCGGTTTCGCTCTCCCAGCAGCGGCTCAAGTAA
- a CDS encoding MFS transporter, with the protein MNTTTRYTLASLALLFWLGFFVATPGAVLPFWRTEFGILGEMAAFFNLQLLGLLLGVGLATRLHRRHPAVPASAAVLAAAYLVMGLAPSFAWIVAAAGVGGVAQGVLNVHANGLVGELHPRVRVLMLNRVNAAFGVGAVVAPLWLTWLPWRFGFVLAALGWLAAAGLAWGAPEVRERVGRLSPRLLRRALPLLSAVGLYVAVEASISAWSGAYLTELGYPVRLAGALLAGYWLLLTASRLGLARWVAADPLGRLYRLTLASLAVLLALAWPPLAPLFPLVAVFYGPIFGTSFAALQGRFGQELTAGMFYAAAAGGTLGPALFAALPGPRWIPLGFVVLGALLLAALWRAREV; encoded by the coding sequence ATGAACACCACGACGCGCTACACCCTCGCCAGCCTGGCCCTCCTCTTCTGGCTCGGTTTCTTCGTGGCCACCCCGGGGGCGGTCCTCCCGTTCTGGCGCACGGAGTTCGGGATCCTGGGGGAGATGGCGGCGTTTTTCAACCTGCAGCTCTTGGGCCTGCTGCTGGGCGTGGGCCTGGCCACGCGCCTCCACCGCCGCCACCCAGCGGTTCCCGCGAGCGCCGCGGTGCTGGCCGCCGCCTACCTGGTCATGGGCCTCGCCCCCTCCTTCGCCTGGATCGTGGCCGCCGCGGGGGTGGGGGGCGTGGCCCAGGGGGTGCTCAACGTGCACGCCAACGGATTGGTGGGCGAGCTGCACCCGCGGGTGCGGGTGCTGATGCTCAACCGCGTCAACGCCGCCTTCGGCGTCGGGGCCGTCGTCGCCCCGCTCTGGCTCACCTGGCTTCCCTGGCGCTTTGGTTTCGTGCTGGCGGCGCTGGGCTGGCTGGCCGCCGCGGGGCTGGCCTGGGGCGCTCCCGAGGTGCGGGAGCGCGTGGGCCGCTTGTCGCCGCGGCTGCTGCGGCGGGCGCTGCCGCTTCTGAGCGCGGTGGGTCTCTACGTCGCCGTTGAGGCCTCGATCTCGGCCTGGAGCGGCGCCTACCTGACCGAGCTGGGCTACCCGGTGCGGCTCGCCGGGGCGCTGCTTGCGGGGTACTGGCTGCTGCTCACGGCCAGCCGCCTGGGGCTGGCCCGCTGGGTCGCGGCCGACCCGCTGGGGCGGCTCTACCGGCTGACGCTCGCCAGCCTGGCCGTCCTTCTGGCGCTGGCCTGGCCGCCGCTCGCCCCGCTCTTCCCGCTGGTGGCCGTCTTCTACGGGCCGATCTTCGGTACCAGCTTCGCGGCGCTGCAGGGCCGCTTCGGTCAGGAGCTGACCGCGGGGATGTTCTACGCCGCGGCCGCGGGAGGGACGCTCGGCCCTGCGCTCTTCGCGGCGCTGCCGGGGCCGCGATGGATCCCGCTCGGCTTCGTGGTGCTGGGTGCGCTGCTGCTTGCGGCGCTCTGGCGGGCGCGCGAGGTCTAG
- a CDS encoding enolase C-terminal domain-like protein: MRLRELRLRPFRIPLAAELRWGAGKRMDALEHALVEVVLEDGSTGRGEVAVRPTIYGETLGSVRAALDWLEPALRKADLSDHAGVLRLLGRLPCNLAAKAGLEMAIWEARAAALGQDPLDLLPAGRKRVRVSFIVGQGDVEATLASARFAYARGVRVFKLKTDGEREPDEARIRALVEAFPGAEVYVDANETLEPETAAEVLERWRALGVTMVEEPLPTERLRARAALRKRAVLPLIADDSAFTPRDLERELERDTFDVLNVKPARSGFVPSLAMLDRARTSGKEAMIGSQAMSSFGAARAAALAFHPAATRPSELAFHLLAAGGFAPFPKVREGWIERGELEFGFSEAAFARWAL; this comes from the coding sequence GTGAGGCTGCGCGAACTGCGGCTGCGCCCCTTCCGCATTCCGCTGGCGGCGGAGCTGCGCTGGGGCGCGGGCAAGCGGATGGACGCCCTCGAGCACGCGCTCGTGGAGGTGGTGCTCGAGGACGGCTCCACCGGCCGCGGCGAAGTGGCCGTACGCCCGACGATCTACGGCGAGACCCTGGGGAGCGTGCGCGCCGCGCTGGACTGGCTCGAGCCCGCCCTCAGGAAGGCCGACCTCAGCGACCACGCCGGCGTTTTGCGTCTCCTCGGCCGCCTCCCCTGCAACCTCGCGGCCAAAGCGGGGCTGGAGATGGCCATCTGGGAGGCCCGCGCCGCCGCGCTGGGGCAGGATCCCCTGGACCTCCTGCCCGCGGGCCGAAAGCGCGTGCGGGTGAGCTTCATCGTGGGGCAGGGGGACGTGGAGGCGACGCTCGCAAGCGCCCGCTTCGCCTACGCGCGGGGGGTGCGCGTCTTCAAGCTCAAGACCGACGGCGAACGCGAGCCGGACGAGGCCCGCATCCGCGCGCTGGTGGAAGCCTTCCCAGGCGCCGAAGTCTACGTCGACGCCAACGAGACGCTCGAGCCGGAAACCGCCGCGGAGGTGCTGGAACGCTGGCGGGCGCTGGGGGTGACGATGGTCGAGGAACCCCTGCCCACAGAACGCCTCCGGGCCCGGGCGGCGCTGCGAAAGCGGGCGGTCCTGCCGCTCATCGCCGACGACTCCGCCTTCACCCCGCGCGACCTGGAACGCGAGCTGGAGCGGGACACCTTCGACGTGCTCAACGTCAAGCCCGCGCGCAGCGGCTTCGTCCCCAGCCTGGCCATGCTGGACCGCGCCCGCACCTCCGGCAAGGAGGCCATGATCGGCTCCCAGGCCATGAGCAGTTTTGGCGCCGCCCGCGCCGCGGCCCTCGCCTTCCACCCGGCCGCCACCCGCCCCAGCGAGCTGGCCTTCCACCTGCTCGCCGCCGGCGGCTTCGCGCCCTTCCCCAAGGTTCGCGAGGGATGGATCGAGCGGGGGGAGCTCGAGTTCGGCTTCAGCGAGGCCGCCTTCGCCCGCTGGGCCCTCTAG
- a CDS encoding AAA family ATPase, whose protein sequence is MPPRFHFEPAANTRPLPELPLLIVVGLTGVGKSSFTRALGWPLLPNRRELVDRYVLPRLGADPARLDRAQRFALTARWRAAHPGGIAEALAAAYVEPVWPLVFDGLRGEAEVRYARERFSQARFVVLEAPAAVRLERLLGRGEGFDRVGVSREEVARFRELAGGVLTQEELDRLLGRGHPLEALIEKLKIVAEEQRHYHPQGPRRALAGSPAALFLDTTALDPDSAAARVRAWLEEA, encoded by the coding sequence GTGCCGCCGCGTTTCCACTTCGAACCCGCCGCGAACACCCGCCCCCTGCCCGAGCTTCCCCTGCTGATCGTCGTGGGGCTCACCGGGGTGGGCAAGAGCAGCTTCACCCGGGCGCTCGGCTGGCCGCTGCTCCCCAACCGGCGCGAGCTGGTGGACCGCTACGTCCTGCCCCGGCTGGGCGCCGACCCCGCACGGCTGGACCGCGCCCAGCGCTTCGCGCTGACCGCGCGCTGGCGGGCCGCTCACCCCGGCGGGATCGCCGAGGCGCTGGCGGCCGCCTACGTCGAGCCCGTCTGGCCGCTCGTCTTCGACGGGCTCCGCGGCGAGGCCGAGGTGCGCTACGCCCGCGAACGTTTTTCCCAGGCCCGCTTCGTCGTGCTCGAGGCCCCCGCCGCGGTGCGGCTGGAACGGCTGCTGGGCCGGGGCGAGGGCTTCGACCGGGTGGGGGTGAGCCGCGAGGAGGTGGCCCGCTTCCGCGAGCTCGCCGGCGGCGTGCTCACCCAGGAGGAGCTCGACCGGCTCCTCGGCCGCGGCCATCCGCTGGAGGCGCTGATCGAAAAGCTCAAGATCGTGGCCGAAGAGCAAAGGCACTACCACCCCCAAGGCCCCCGCCGCGCGCTCGCAGGCTCGCCGGCCGCCCTCTTCCTCGACACCACCGCCCTCGATCCCGACTCCGCGGCGGCGCGGGTGCGCGCCTGGTTGGAGGAAGCGTGA